A single window of Periplaneta americana isolate PAMFEO1 chromosome 14, P.americana_PAMFEO1_priV1, whole genome shotgun sequence DNA harbors:
- the LOC138713496 gene encoding uncharacterized protein, with translation MDANSSTKETKSMESEEKRSSVVHFARTDSMEDIAIEPEGNNDSRQEAKQKENPTEHHYVNEFLIQESDAEKGGDVENSDKDDDEDDTPYWKTRNFLKLLCLLTVVFGIAILFPYFSISYYYSRIEKRKQEGLH, from the coding sequence CTAAGAGCATGGAGTCTGAGGAAAAACGATCCAGTGTGGTGCATTTTGCAAGGACAGATTCCATGGAGGACATTGCCATAGAACCCGAAGGCAACAACGACAGCCGTCAGGAGGCGAAACAAAAGGAAAATCCGACTGAACATCACTATGTGAACGAGTTTCTAATACAAGAATCCGATGCAGAAAAGGGTGGAGACGTTGAAAATTCTGACAAAGACGACGACGAAGACGACACCCCCTACTGGAAGACGAGGAACTTTCTGAAGCTGCTGTGTCTTCTCACCGTCGTCTTCGGCATAGCCATTCTTTTCCCATATTTCTCAATTTCTTACTATTACTCACGCATTGAGAAACGCAAGCAAGAAGGCTTGCATTAG